A section of the Roseomonas marmotae genome encodes:
- a CDS encoding RidA family protein, with protein MTGTVEGRLAALGITLPTPAAPLANYIGFNFAGPNLLVVSGQIPLVDGKIAYTGKVGAEVPVEDARAAARVCLINVIAQVKAAVGDLDRVKRVVRLGGFIAAGPEFTQHAQVMNGASDLAVEVFGDAGRHARSTIGVPSLPGDAAVEVEGMFEIA; from the coding sequence ATGACCGGAACCGTCGAAGGGCGCCTCGCCGCGCTCGGCATCACGCTGCCCACCCCGGCCGCGCCGCTGGCCAATTATATCGGCTTCAATTTCGCCGGGCCGAACCTGCTGGTCGTCTCCGGCCAGATCCCGCTGGTGGACGGCAAGATCGCCTATACCGGCAAGGTCGGCGCCGAGGTCCCGGTCGAGGATGCGCGCGCCGCCGCGCGGGTCTGCCTGATCAATGTCATCGCCCAGGTGAAGGCCGCCGTGGGCGACCTGGACCGGGTGAAGCGCGTGGTGCGGCTGGGCGGCTTCATCGCCGCCGGGCCGGAATTCACCCAGCACGCGCAGGTGATGAACGGTGCCTCCGACCTCGCGGTCGAGGTCTTCGGCGATGCCGGGCGCCATGCCCGCTCCACCATCGGCGTGCCCTCCCTGCCCGGGGATGCGGCGGTCGAGGTCGAAGGCATGTTCGAGATCGCCTGA
- a CDS encoding NADH:ubiquinone oxidoreductase subunit NDUFA12: MSFLHRLTTGFAVSEIGTDRFGNTYYESKRDWLTYGRKRRYVIYAKEAEATAVPPEWHGWLHHTSPVPLPEQKLYPWQKEHQPNLTGTPQAYRPTGHDHATGHRQVTTGDYEAWTPGS; this comes from the coding sequence ATGTCCTTCCTGCATCGGCTGACCACTGGCTTCGCCGTCAGCGAGATCGGCACCGACCGCTTCGGCAATACCTATTACGAGAGCAAGCGCGACTGGCTGACCTATGGCCGCAAGCGCCGCTACGTGATCTATGCCAAGGAAGCCGAAGCCACCGCCGTGCCGCCCGAGTGGCATGGCTGGCTGCACCACACCTCGCCCGTGCCGCTGCCGGAGCAGAAGCTCTACCCCTGGCAGAAAGAGCACCAGCCGAACCTGACCGGCACGCCGCAGGCCTACCGCCCCACCGGGCATGACCACGCCACCGGCCACCGGCAGGTGACGACGGGCGATTATGAAGCCTGGACACCGGGTAGCTGA
- the mlaD gene encoding outer membrane lipid asymmetry maintenance protein MlaD yields the protein MQRRSLAEILAGAVVLLVALGFLVYAVSNSGRSLASGNGIELTARFDRIDGLQPGADVRIGGVKVGSVTSQEIDPATFLAVLKLRVNDNLKLPTDTSAEITSEGLLGGKYVALVPGGEEKVLASGDQITLTQSSVSLESLLGRFIFSVTQMSSDKPQNESEEAAPAAPAPAR from the coding sequence ATGCAACGTAGAAGCCTCGCCGAAATCCTGGCCGGCGCCGTGGTGCTGTTGGTGGCACTCGGCTTCCTGGTATACGCCGTCAGCAATTCCGGCCGCAGCCTGGCCAGCGGCAACGGTATCGAGCTGACCGCGCGCTTCGACCGCATCGACGGGCTGCAGCCCGGCGCCGATGTGCGGATCGGCGGCGTGAAGGTCGGCAGCGTCACCAGCCAGGAGATCGACCCCGCCACCTTCCTGGCGGTCCTGAAGCTGCGGGTGAACGACAACCTGAAGCTGCCCACCGATACCTCGGCCGAGATCACCTCGGAGGGGCTGCTGGGCGGCAAGTATGTCGCGCTGGTGCCGGGCGGGGAGGAGAAGGTCCTGGCCAGCGGCGACCAGATCACCCTCACCCAGTCCTCCGTCAGCCTGGAGTCGCTGCTGGGCCGCTTCATCTTCTCGGTGACGCAGATGTCCAGCGACAAGCCGCAGAACGAGAGCGAGGAAGCGGCCCCGGCCGCCCCGGCCCCCGCGCGATGA
- a CDS encoding DUF2155 domain-containing protein, with protein MKAALALLAALAFAAPLSTLAPRPALAQMDAGWDRKQEAELQALDKVTARITLLQARLNQPITFGTLRITVKACNARPPEEVPDAAAWLQVEDLRDTGNTAGRIVFQGWMFANAPGVAMLEHPVYDLRVLSCR; from the coding sequence GTGAAGGCGGCGCTCGCGCTGCTGGCGGCGCTGGCCTTTGCCGCGCCGCTCTCCACCCTCGCCCCCCGTCCTGCCCTGGCGCAGATGGACGCGGGCTGGGACCGGAAGCAGGAGGCGGAACTGCAGGCGCTGGACAAGGTGACGGCGCGCATCACCCTGCTGCAGGCCCGGCTGAACCAGCCGATCACCTTCGGCACGTTGCGGATCACCGTGAAGGCCTGCAACGCCCGCCCGCCCGAGGAGGTGCCCGATGCCGCCGCCTGGCTGCAGGTGGAAGATCTGCGGGATACCGGCAACACGGCCGGGCGAATCGTCTTCCAGGGCTGGATGTTCGCCAATGCCCCGGGCGTGGCGATGCTGGAGCACCCCGTCTACGACCTGCGGGTTCTGTCCTGCCGCTGA
- the otsB gene encoding trehalose-phosphatase — MPQTTRSDLPPLPGPQAALFLDFDGTLIEIAPRPDAVVVPPELPALLARLSAGLGGAVAIVTGRGLDVARQLTGAPPVGFACEHGTVIDASGIGAAIPPLPEPAGPPDEWREAAAAFVAARPGMLLEHKNFGFVLHFRAVPERGEEAQAFLLRLAEGTHFQVIPAHAAFELRPRGSDKGVATDWLMRHPPFAGRIPVFIGDDVTDEDGMRAARAHGGEGYRVPERFPAGPADVLEWLTRLAESLPAPRVQGAA, encoded by the coding sequence ATGCCGCAGACCACCCGCTCCGACCTGCCGCCGCTTCCCGGCCCGCAGGCCGCGCTCTTCCTTGATTTCGATGGCACACTGATTGAGATCGCCCCCCGCCCCGATGCCGTGGTCGTGCCACCGGAACTGCCGGCGCTGCTGGCCCGCCTCTCGGCCGGGCTGGGCGGGGCCGTCGCCATCGTCACGGGGCGCGGGCTGGATGTGGCGCGCCAGCTGACCGGCGCCCCGCCCGTGGGCTTCGCCTGCGAGCACGGCACGGTCATCGACGCCAGCGGCATCGGCGCCGCCATCCCGCCCCTGCCGGAGCCCGCCGGCCCGCCCGATGAATGGCGCGAGGCCGCCGCCGCATTCGTCGCCGCCCGCCCGGGGATGCTGCTGGAGCACAAGAATTTCGGCTTCGTCCTGCATTTCCGCGCCGTGCCGGAGCGGGGCGAGGAAGCCCAGGCCTTCCTGCTCCGGCTGGCGGAGGGGACGCATTTCCAGGTCATCCCGGCCCATGCCGCCTTCGAGCTGCGCCCCAGGGGCAGCGACAAGGGCGTGGCCACGGACTGGCTGATGCGCCACCCGCCCTTCGCCGGCCGCATCCCGGTCTTCATCGGCGATGACGTGACGGACGAGGATGGCATGCGCGCCGCCCGCGCCCATGGCGGCGAAGGCTACCGCGTCCCCGAACGCTTCCCGGCCGGCCCCGCCGATGTGCTGGAATGGCTGACCCGGCTGGCCGAGAGCCTGCCCGCGCCGCGGGTGCAGGGAGCGGCATGA
- a CDS encoding glycoside hydrolase family 15 protein — protein MSQPLDLAPVGNGIIAGLFDPLGRCSWLCWPRFDGDPVFCALLGGEAPQDGFMECELVGLKTSRQSYHRNTAVLVTELEDGHGARLRITDAAPRFSRFGRSFRPPMLVRRIEPLSGTPLIRLRVRPRGNWGKDTPVKRAGSNHLRFFTETQALRVTTDAPLACLAEEAPFLLDRPVSIILGPDETVPENTESLVEDFIRQTTNYWLDWTRGLHLPFEWQDAVIRAAITLKMCAFEETGAIVAALTTSIPEAQDTQRNWDYRYCWLRDAFFTVQALNRLGTTRTMEEYIRYVTNVVAVSPDGVLRPCYPLVPSLPMPERIEEALPGFLGMGPVRVGNQAAEQVQNDVYGSVIMAAAQMFFDHRLPRPAGEPLFRLLEHLGEHAERLALVPDAGIWEYRGRERVHTFSAAMCWAGLARLAGIAGHLGLREEAERWTASARRLHATICERAFRPELNSFVESFESDGMDAALLLLPEIGFLSATDPRFLGTLERVEKRLLRDGFIYRYDSADDFGQPETAFLVCSFWYLDALAAVGRVDEARAMFGRILSCRNHLGLLAEDLDPRRNQLWGNFPQTYSHVGLILSAMRLSRSWEHGLWGG, from the coding sequence ATGAGCCAGCCGCTGGACCTCGCGCCCGTCGGCAATGGCATCATCGCCGGGCTCTTCGACCCGCTGGGACGCTGCTCCTGGCTCTGCTGGCCGCGCTTCGACGGCGATCCCGTCTTCTGCGCCCTGCTGGGCGGCGAGGCCCCGCAGGACGGCTTCATGGAATGCGAGCTGGTGGGGCTGAAGACCAGCCGCCAGAGCTACCACCGCAATACCGCCGTTCTGGTGACGGAGCTGGAGGATGGGCATGGCGCGCGCCTGCGGATCACCGACGCCGCGCCGCGCTTCAGCCGCTTCGGCCGCAGCTTCCGCCCGCCCATGCTGGTGCGGCGGATCGAGCCGCTCTCCGGCACGCCGCTGATCCGCCTGCGGGTGCGCCCGCGCGGGAATTGGGGCAAGGATACGCCGGTCAAGCGCGCCGGCAGCAACCACCTGCGCTTCTTCACCGAGACCCAGGCGCTGCGCGTCACCACCGATGCGCCGCTGGCCTGCCTGGCGGAGGAAGCGCCCTTCCTGTTGGACCGCCCCGTCTCGATCATCCTCGGCCCGGACGAGACGGTGCCGGAGAATACCGAGAGCCTGGTGGAGGATTTCATCCGCCAGACCACGAATTACTGGCTGGACTGGACGCGCGGGCTGCACCTGCCCTTCGAATGGCAGGACGCCGTCATCCGCGCCGCCATCACGCTGAAGATGTGCGCCTTCGAGGAGACGGGCGCCATCGTCGCGGCGCTGACCACCTCCATCCCGGAAGCGCAGGACACCCAGCGCAACTGGGACTACCGCTACTGCTGGCTGCGGGATGCCTTCTTCACGGTGCAGGCGCTGAACCGCCTCGGCACTACCCGCACCATGGAGGAATACATCCGCTACGTGACCAATGTGGTCGCGGTCTCTCCCGACGGGGTGCTGCGGCCCTGTTATCCGCTGGTGCCCTCCCTCCCCATGCCGGAACGGATCGAGGAGGCGCTGCCGGGCTTCCTGGGCATGGGCCCCGTGCGCGTTGGCAACCAGGCGGCCGAGCAGGTGCAGAACGACGTCTATGGCTCCGTCATCATGGCGGCGGCGCAGATGTTCTTCGACCACCGCCTGCCCCGCCCGGCGGGCGAGCCGCTGTTCCGACTGCTGGAGCATCTGGGCGAGCATGCGGAGAGGCTGGCGCTGGTGCCGGACGCCGGCATCTGGGAATACCGGGGGCGGGAGCGCGTCCATACCTTCTCGGCCGCCATGTGCTGGGCGGGGCTGGCGCGGCTGGCCGGCATCGCCGGTCACCTGGGGCTGCGGGAGGAGGCCGAGCGCTGGACCGCCTCCGCCCGGCGGCTGCACGCCACCATCTGCGAGCGCGCCTTCCGCCCGGAGCTGAACAGCTTCGTCGAGAGTTTCGAATCCGACGGCATGGATGCGGCGCTGCTGCTGCTGCCGGAGATCGGCTTCCTGTCCGCCACCGACCCGCGTTTCCTGGGCACGCTGGAACGGGTGGAGAAGCGCCTCCTGCGGGACGGTTTCATTTACCGTTACGATTCTGCCGATGATTTTGGCCAGCCTGAAACCGCATTCCTTGTTTGTTCATTCTGGTACCTGGACGCGCTCGCTGCGGTTGGCCGTGTCGATGAGGCGCGCGCAATGTTCGGGAGGATTCTATCATGCCGGAATCATCTGGGACTATTGGCCGAGGACCTGGACCCCAGGCGGAACCAGTTGTGGGGGAACTTTCCGCAGACCTATTCCCACGTTGGCCTGATCCTCTCAGCGATGCGTTTGAGCCGTTCATGGGAGCACGGGCTGTGGGGCGGTTAG